The proteins below come from a single Malus sylvestris chromosome 3, drMalSylv7.2, whole genome shotgun sequence genomic window:
- the LOC126615738 gene encoding farnesyl pyrophosphate synthase-like isoform X2: MGGDLRSKFLEVYSVLKSELLNDPAFEFTDVSRQWVERMLDYNVPGGKLNRGLSVVDSLKLLKNGEDLTDDEIFHSSALGWCIEWLQAYFLVLDDIMDGSHTRRGQPCWFRLPKIGMIAVNDGILLRNHIPRILKKHFRGKPYYVDLLDLFNEVEFQTAHGQLIDLITTHEGEKDLSKYSLSLHRRIVQYKTAYYSFYLPVACALLMAGEDLERHADVRNILIEMGTYFQVQDDYLDCFGDPEVIGKVGTDIQDFKCSWLVVKALEIASEEQKKLLHENYGKDDQTCIAKVKELYKVLDLEGVFLEYESSSYEKLTKSIESHSSKAVQAVLKSFLAKIYKRQK, from the exons aTGGGTGGTGATTTGAGGTCTAAGTTCTTGGAGGTTTACTCTGTTTTGAAATCTGAGCTTCTCAATGATCCGGCTTTCGAATTCACTGACGTTTCTCGTCAATGGGTCGAACGG ATGCTGGACTACAATGTGCCTGGAG GAAAGCTGAATCGAGGTTTATCCGTTGTTGACAGCTTAAAATTACTCAAGAATGGAGAGGACCTAACGGATGATGAAATTTTTCATTCATCAGCACTTGGTTGGTGTATTGAATGG CTTCAAGCATATTTTCTCGTTCTTGATGATATCATGGATGGCTCTCATACGCGTAGGGGTCAGCCCTGCTGGTTCAGGCTGCCAAAG ATTGGCATGATTGCTGTGAATGATGGCATACTACTTCGCAACCATATCCCGAGAATTCTCAAAAAGCACTTTAGGGGAAAGCCCTACTATGTGGATCTGCTGGATTTATTTAATGAGGTTGAGTTTCAAACAGCTCATGGACAATTGATCGATTTAATTACCACTCATGAAGGAGAGAAAGATCTATCAAAGTACTCATTATCGCT TCACCGCCGCATTGTTCAGTACAAGACTGCTTATTACTCATTTTACCTTCCA GTAGCATGCGCGTTGCTAATGGCAGGCGAAGATCTTGAACGCCATGCTGATGTGAGGAATATTCTTATTGAAATGGGAACTTATTTTCAAGTACAG GATGATTATTTGGATTGCTTTGGTGATCCCGAAGTGATTGGAAAG GTTGGGACTGATATTCAAGACTTCAAGTGCTCTTGGTTGGTTGTGAAAGCTTTAGAAATTGCTAGTGAGGAACAAAAGAAACTATTACAT GAGAATTACGGGAAAGATGACCAAACATGTATTGCGAAAGTAAAGGAACTATACAAAGTCCTTGATCTTGAG GGTGTGTTTCTGGAGTACGAGAGCAGCAGTTACGAGAAACTTACAAAATCCATTGAATCTCATTCAAGTAAAGCAGTACAGGCAGTGCTGAAATCATTCTTGGCAAAGATATACAAGAGGCAGAAGTAA
- the LOC126617277 gene encoding E3 ubiquitin-protein ligase At4g11680-like, with translation MNSRYLFSPEPMCQSASSAVSFSSNSLGDDRGAVSLVRTRSSRAPPSSFLMRMAMRISRARWFTFLRRVFHYQNGSRSNLGSNPFNNSTWMMLEFMALVVQIGVTTITLAVSKKERPVWPMRIWIIGYDIGCVLNLFVLFGRYRLLHPTQSDGFNLSDLEQQRSTEESRTTHLMNRCRTSLELFFAIWFVMGNVWVFDSRFSSLPGAPKLHVLCISLLAWNAISYSFPFLLFVLLCCCVPLISSLLGYNMNMGSVDKGASDDQISQLPSWRYKEVNAKVELGNDCNAGSLNEDPDCCICLAKYRDKEEVRQLPCSHMFHLKCVDQWLRIISCCPLCKQELQR, from the exons ATGAATAGCCGTTACCTTTTTTCACCAGAACCCATGTGTCAATCTGCTTCCTCTGCGGTTTCATTTTCGTCAAATTCTCTGGGAGATGATCGTGGGGCAGTTAGCCTGGTCAGGACAAGGTCTTCTAGAGCTCCCCCTTCTTCATTCTTAATGAGAATGGCTATGAGAATATCTAGAGCAAGGTGGTTCACCTTCTTGAGAAGAGTCTTCCACTACCAAAATGGTTCGAGGTCCAATCTTGGATCAAATCCTTTCAATAACAGCACTTGGATGATGCTGGAATTCATGGCTTTGGTTGTTCAAATAGGCGTGACCACGATTACTTTGGCTGTTTCGAAGAAGGAGAGGCCGGTTTGGCCTATGAGAATTTGGATTATTGGGTATGATATTGGATGTGTTCTCAATTTGTTCGTGCTCTTTGGGCGTTACAGGCTACTTCATCCGACTCAAAGTGATGGTTTCAACCTCTCCGATTTGGAACAGCAGAGAAGCACTGAAGAGTCCAG GACCACACATTTGATGAACAGGTGTAGAACCTCACTTGAGCTCTTCTTTGCGATATGGTTTGTGATGGGTAATGTTTGGGTCTTTGATTCTCGCTTTAGTTCGCTTCCCGGAGCCCCGAAACTCCACGTGCTCTGCATCTCTCTGCTGGCTTGGAATGCCATCAGCTACTCTTTTCCCTTCCTGCTGTTTGTGTTGCTATGTTGCTGTGTACCCCTAATTAGCAGCCTCCTTGGATACAACATGAATATGGGGTCAGTTGATAAAGGAGCATCTGATGACCAAATTTCTCAGCTTCCCAGCTGGAGATACAAAGAAGTTAACGCCAAAGTAGAGCTCGGAAATGATTGCAATGCAGGATCCCTAAATGAAGATCCA GATTGCTGCATTTGCCTGGCCAAATACAGAGACAAGGAGGAAGTAAGGCAGTTGCCATGTTCCCACATGTTTCACCTCAAGTGCGTCGATCAGTGGCTCAGAATCATATCCTGCTGTCCTCTTTGTAAGCAAGAACTGCAGAGATAG